Proteins from a single region of Desulfobacter postgatei 2ac9:
- a CDS encoding cation:proton antiporter domain-containing protein, with amino-acid sequence MGIATDIILLVVAAFFCGLIMQRMGQPLILGYILAGVVLGPHTGGLTVSGLHEIELLAEIGIALLLFALGLEFSLKDLKPVKKIALIGTPIQIFLTIGLGFGIGTLLGLPWKPSLWLGALISLSSTMVLLKTLMNQGWLGTLSSKVMIGMLIAQDLAVIPMMIILPQLNDPTVGLPVLGFAAIKAGGFLTGMIFLGTRLLPKMMSYIARLGSRELFLLSITAIGLGVGYLTYLSGLSFAFGAFVAGMVLSESDYGHQALSDIISLRDLFGLLFFSSVGMLFDPLFLFNHAKEIIWIVLAVCIGKGLIFAFISRIFNYHSVIPLAVGMGLFQIGEFSFVLARLGVSTGSIDNHLYSLVLTATILSMVLTPLVSGQTARVYAFKKRRLGQEKLETSNIPDPGYKKHAIIVGGGRVGYQIACALNRVALPFIVVEIDHRRFEKIKEAGMAVVYGDAGHEGVLDAAGVTTASLLILTIPDILTGRSIIITAKQLNHQIAVVARTPNPDCFNEMKALGVSGVAIPEFEGSIEITRQALLHLQVQPTEIQSITDTIRQELYADVLNTDDRYHTLSQLRGAEHQFDLQWIRLPSESCLANRSIAQSQIRKTTGVSVVGVVRNGRLNPNPDPNFILRPEDLIAIIGNEIHREGFLLKTAFQNGPDLGLRVQRSWQ; translated from the coding sequence ATGGGCATAGCAACAGATATAATTCTCCTCGTAGTCGCTGCATTTTTTTGTGGTTTAATTATGCAAAGAATGGGACAGCCCCTTATTCTGGGTTATATCCTGGCGGGTGTCGTTCTGGGACCGCATACAGGGGGCTTAACAGTCTCAGGCCTTCACGAAATTGAACTGCTTGCCGAGATCGGCATTGCGCTTTTGCTGTTTGCCTTGGGGCTTGAGTTCTCACTTAAAGACCTGAAACCGGTGAAAAAAATCGCACTGATTGGGACCCCGATTCAAATTTTTCTCACCATTGGACTTGGCTTCGGAATTGGAACCCTGCTGGGTCTGCCATGGAAGCCGTCGCTTTGGTTAGGGGCCTTGATTTCTCTTTCAAGCACCATGGTGCTTTTAAAAACATTAATGAATCAGGGATGGCTGGGGACCCTGTCAAGCAAAGTGATGATCGGGATGCTGATTGCCCAGGATCTGGCGGTCATCCCGATGATGATTATTCTGCCGCAATTGAATGATCCAACCGTTGGCCTGCCTGTGCTCGGTTTTGCCGCAATTAAAGCCGGCGGATTTCTTACGGGTATGATTTTTTTGGGTACACGACTGCTTCCAAAGATGATGTCGTATATCGCCAGGCTTGGATCAAGAGAATTGTTTTTATTATCCATTACAGCGATCGGTTTAGGCGTGGGCTATCTCACCTATCTGTCAGGCCTGTCTTTTGCTTTTGGTGCTTTTGTAGCCGGAATGGTTTTAAGTGAGTCTGATTACGGACACCAGGCACTAAGTGATATTATTTCCTTAAGAGACCTGTTCGGGTTGTTATTCTTTTCATCCGTCGGTATGCTCTTTGATCCGTTATTTTTATTCAATCATGCCAAAGAAATCATTTGGATTGTCCTGGCTGTCTGTATTGGAAAGGGATTGATTTTTGCATTCATATCACGGATTTTTAACTACCACAGCGTCATCCCATTGGCTGTCGGGATGGGTCTTTTTCAAATAGGGGAGTTTTCTTTTGTTCTTGCCAGGCTGGGGGTATCGACCGGCTCCATAGACAATCACTTGTATTCTCTTGTTTTAACTGCAACAATCCTGTCAATGGTTCTCACGCCCCTGGTTTCAGGGCAGACCGCCAGAGTTTATGCCTTTAAAAAACGCAGGTTGGGTCAGGAAAAACTTGAAACGTCAAATATTCCGGACCCGGGATATAAAAAACACGCCATTATTGTGGGGGGCGGGAGAGTCGGGTATCAGATCGCCTGCGCATTAAACCGTGTGGCGCTGCCGTTTATTGTGGTTGAAATTGATCACAGACGTTTTGAAAAAATTAAAGAGGCCGGCATGGCTGTTGTATACGGAGATGCCGGTCACGAGGGCGTCCTTGACGCTGCCGGAGTCACAACAGCATCGCTTCTCATATTAACCATTCCGGATATTTTAACGGGCCGGTCAATTATTATAACGGCAAAACAACTAAATCACCAAATAGCCGTTGTTGCCAGGACGCCAAACCCTGATTGTTTCAACGAGATGAAAGCGCTAGGCGTTTCAGGTGTGGCCATTCCTGAGTTTGAAGGGAGTATAGAAATAACACGGCAGGCATTGCTCCATCTACAAGTTCAACCAACGGAAATTCAAAGCATTACGGATACCATCCGGCAGGAATTATATGCCGATGTATTAAATACGGATGATCGTTATCATACGCTTTCGCAATTGCGCGGTGCTGAACACCAGTTTGATTTACAATGGATTCGGTTGCCTTCGGAAAGTTGTCTGGCAAACCGATCCATCGCCCAGAGCCAGATACGTAAAACAACCGGCGTATCTGTTGTTGGGGTTGTCCGCAATGGGCGGCTGAATCCAAACCCTGATCCAAATTTTATTCTGAGGCCCGAGGATTTGATCGCGATCATCGGCAATGAGATTCACAGGGAAGGATTTCTTCTTAAAACGGCATTTCAAAATGGGCCGGATCTCGGATTAAGAGTACAAAGATCCTGGCAATAG
- a CDS encoding sensor histidine kinase: MERLCKALLYCDAKNIHVEMTLRPDIPDVLADPSTLQSIITNLVANAIEAMPDGGVLTLSTRYIPVLKLVKIEVTDSGIGICQEDMSNIFNPFYSTKKPGEGTGLGLFISYEMARKLGGDLKVVSATQDDASKPGTNFTLELPTGG, encoded by the coding sequence ATGGAACGATTATGCAAAGCTTTGCTTTACTGTGACGCAAAAAATATTCATGTTGAAATGACTTTAAGGCCTGATATCCCAGATGTTTTGGCAGATCCCAGCACCCTGCAGTCCATCATTACGAATCTTGTGGCAAACGCCATCGAGGCCATGCCTGATGGCGGCGTTCTTACATTGAGCACCCGCTATATTCCAGTCTTGAAACTGGTAAAAATTGAGGTGACAGATTCCGGTATCGGTATCTGCCAGGAGGATATGTCAAATATATTTAATCCGTTCTATTCAACCAAAAAGCCGGGGGAGGGAACGGGCTTGGGACTTTTTATCAGTTATGAAATGGCAAGGAAACTGGGCGGTGATTTAAAGGTGGTCAGTGCAACCCAGGACGATGCGAGCAAACCTGGGACAAATTTCACCCTTGAACTTCCAACTGGGGGCTAG
- a CDS encoding 30S ribosomal protein S27ae, producing MSSFFLTGSIGTSVPLKRVSCPKCLTVQIVAFSKRRQSVKCKFCGTTIQPGKGRKHKIRKFETTEPFESRNSV from the coding sequence ATGAGTTCATTTTTTCTGACTGGAAGCATAGGGACCAGTGTGCCTCTTAAACGAGTGTCGTGCCCAAAGTGTTTAACTGTTCAAATTGTGGCCTTCAGCAAAAGGCGTCAATCTGTAAAATGCAAATTTTGTGGCACGACGATTCAGCCCGGGAAAGGCAGAAAGCATAAAATCAGAAAATTTGAAACTACTGAACCATTTGAATCAAGAAATAGCGTGTAA
- the rnk gene encoding nucleoside diphosphate kinase regulator: MEKEFLITEFDLERLEALLERCWDVSCFDNKNLEALQKKILNCIVVPPEYIPGTIITMNSTFTIENEATNKTETYTLVFPEHADIDGNKISILAPIGTAVLGHRVGESIEWAAPSGHRQIRFVEIHFQPETAGQFDT; encoded by the coding sequence ATGGAAAAGGAATTCTTAATAACCGAATTTGATTTAGAGCGGTTAGAAGCTCTTTTAGAGAGGTGCTGGGACGTAAGTTGTTTTGATAATAAAAATCTGGAAGCCCTGCAAAAAAAAATATTAAACTGTATCGTTGTTCCCCCTGAGTATATTCCCGGGACAATTATTACTATGAACTCAACCTTTACTATTGAGAATGAGGCGACAAATAAAACAGAGACATATACCCTTGTCTTTCCGGAACATGCCGATATTGATGGTAATAAAATCTCTATCCTGGCTCCCATTGGAACGGCTGTTTTAGGGCACCGGGTCGGCGAATCCATCGAATGGGCAGCACCTTCAGGGCATAGACAAATAAGATTTGTTGAAATTCATTTCCAACCTGAAACCGCCGGACAGTTTGATACCTAA
- a CDS encoding sigma-54-dependent transcriptional regulator — translation MSVVPFKILIVEDDVTLNRGLVHVIKKMGYDVYSTKSGEQALKQIKQHSFDLVISDLKLPGIDGKQVLKAAKKYDAGIMFIMITAYGTVDTAVSAMKEGAEDYILKPFDMEELKVVVKKTLEKKSLLIDNIHLKRQLKQEYSFDNIIGNSPSMMAVFKTIHHVKDSKSTVLICGETGTGKELVAKAIHYNGDRAAKPYIPVNCAAINENLMSSELFGHVKGAYTGAISDKQGFFEAANGGTLFLDEIGDIGKGLQQTLLRAIESGEIRPVGSFERKIVQVRIIAATNRNLEDMVEKGRFREDLYYRLNVVTISLPPLRERIEDIALLAFYFLRRYAAQNNKQIDQISYDALKLMEKYNWPGNVRELENIIERATLFEETPALTVESLPSIFRHSVSRPPRRNINSLDQMNRTHIEEVLESTGGNKTEASKILGINRSTLYRIMKRFKI, via the coding sequence ATGAGTGTGGTTCCGTTTAAAATATTAATCGTGGAAGATGATGTGACTTTAAACAGAGGCTTGGTACATGTCATTAAAAAAATGGGGTACGATGTATATTCCACAAAGTCCGGAGAACAAGCCCTGAAACAGATCAAGCAGCATTCATTTGATCTGGTGATTTCAGATTTAAAACTGCCTGGCATTGACGGTAAGCAGGTTTTAAAAGCAGCAAAAAAATACGATGCTGGTATCATGTTTATCATGATCACAGCATATGGCACAGTAGATACAGCCGTTTCTGCCATGAAAGAAGGGGCTGAAGATTATATTCTGAAACCCTTTGATATGGAAGAACTCAAAGTTGTAGTCAAAAAGACGTTGGAGAAAAAATCCCTGCTCATCGATAATATCCATTTAAAACGTCAGTTAAAACAGGAATATTCCTTTGATAATATCATAGGGAACAGCCCCTCAATGATGGCGGTTTTTAAAACTATCCACCATGTAAAAGATTCCAAAAGCACAGTACTGATTTGTGGCGAAACCGGTACCGGAAAAGAACTGGTGGCAAAGGCCATACATTATAATGGAGACAGGGCAGCAAAACCCTACATCCCGGTCAATTGTGCCGCAATCAATGAAAATTTGATGAGCAGTGAATTATTCGGACATGTTAAAGGCGCATATACCGGAGCGATATCGGATAAGCAGGGTTTTTTTGAGGCTGCCAACGGGGGCACCTTGTTCCTTGATGAAATCGGGGATATTGGCAAAGGGCTTCAACAAACCCTTCTAAGAGCTATTGAGAGTGGAGAAATCCGACCAGTAGGATCATTTGAACGGAAGATCGTTCAGGTTCGAATTATCGCTGCCACTAATAGAAATCTTGAGGATATGGTCGAAAAAGGTCGCTTCAGAGAAGATTTGTACTATAGACTTAATGTTGTCACCATCAGTTTACCGCCATTGCGTGAACGCATTGAGGACATTGCGCTGTTGGCCTTTTATTTTTTGAGACGTTATGCTGCCCAGAACAACAAGCAGATTGATCAAATATCCTACGATGCCTTAAAATTGATGGAAAAATACAATTGGCCCGGAAATGTGAGAGAGTTAGAAAACATTATCGAAAGAGCTACTTTATTCGAAGAAACCCCTGCGTTAACAGTAGAAAGCCTTCCCAGCATTTTCAGACACTCTGTCTCAAGACCCCCTCGCAGGAATATCAATTCATTGGATCAGATGAACAGAACGCACATTGAGGAAGTGCTGGAATCCACCGGAGGTAATAAAACCGAGGCCTCCAAAATTCTGGGTATCAATCGCTCTACGCTTTATCGGATTATGAAACGATTCAAAATTTAA
- a CDS encoding cyclic nucleotide-binding domain-containing protein has translation MDQINFLEKVTLFKNLSRDELESLASISEIRIFEKGDFLFQQNTQPDSIFLIYQGDVVLFVTTPYGEKKTITSFGKYDFLGEGSLMDDSPRSTSAKAEFDTTVLVLHNSDIRKIFKLHSLLSVKIFTQII, from the coding sequence ATGGATCAAATTAACTTTTTAGAAAAAGTTACTCTTTTCAAAAACCTCAGTCGTGACGAACTTGAATCTCTGGCTAGTATAAGTGAGATCCGTATATTCGAAAAGGGTGACTTTTTGTTTCAGCAGAACACCCAGCCGGACAGCATTTTTCTTATATATCAAGGAGATGTAGTGCTTTTTGTGACTACCCCATACGGTGAGAAGAAAACCATCACCTCTTTTGGGAAATATGATTTCTTAGGGGAGGGGTCCTTGATGGATGATTCTCCGCGCTCCACGTCTGCAAAGGCCGAATTCGACACCACTGTTTTGGTTTTACATAACAGCGACATTAGAAAAATTTTTAAATTGCATTCATTGCTTAGCGTCAAAATTTTTACCCAGATCATTTGA